A portion of the Bactrocera neohumeralis isolate Rockhampton chromosome 2, APGP_CSIRO_Bneo_wtdbg2-racon-allhic-juicebox.fasta_v2, whole genome shotgun sequence genome contains these proteins:
- the LOC126767863 gene encoding valacyclovir hydrolase-like, which translates to MFQVRPNLYSRFLKPLVNCTITQRNNHIETKVKLSNGITINYVQTGKGDKNVLLMPGALGTGWSHFKPQIEKLPELLPNHTIIAWDPPGYGKSLPPERHFNLDFLQNDARCAVDLMRTIGRPKFSILGWSNGGTTAIIVAGRFVECVEKLVIWGACAYLDAELIKTLRVLRDVQKWSQRNREIMEKVYGVEGFPKFWSAWVDAADAIYKKRKGDFCCTEVTQIKAPTFILHGKKDTIIAAEHIPYLRERIKDCKYYEFPEGKHNIHLRYADEFNKLVAHFLTQKP; encoded by the exons ATGTTCCAAGTGCGACCAAATCTGTATAGCCGATTTCTAAAGCCGTTAGTAAATTGTACTATAACGCAACGCAATAATCACATAGAAACAAAAGTAAAACTTAGTAACGGTATCACCATCAATTATGTTCAAACGGGCAAAGGGGacaaaaatgtgttgctaaTGCCTGGTGCACTTGGCACTGGCTGGTCACATTTCAAACCACAAATAGAAAAACTACCTGAGTTGCTACCAAATCATACAATAATTGCATGGGACCCGCCCGGTTACGGAAAGTCGCTACCGCCAGAACGACACTTTAATCTCGACTTTTTGCAAAACGATGCACGTTGTGCTGTAGACCTGATGCGCACTATAGGAAGACCCAAGTTTTCTATACTAGGATGGAGTAATGGTGGCACAACTGCCATTATTGTGGCTGGTCGTTTTGTCGAATGTGTCGAAAAACTAGTTATATGGGGTGCCTGTGCTTATTTGGATGCTGAACTCATAAAAACATTGCGAG TTTTGCGCGATGTGCAGAAATGGTCACAACGGAATCGTGAAATAATGGAGAAAGTATACGGTGTAGAgggatttccaaaattttggtcTGCGTGGGTTGATGCTGCGGATGCAATTTATAAAAAGCGTAAAGGAGACTTTTGTTGCACAGAAGTAACCCAAATAAAAGCCCCAACTTTTATATTGCATGGCAAGAAGGATACAATTATTGCTGCCGAGCACATACCATATCTAAGAGAACGTATAAAAGATTGCAA atatTATGAATTCCCCGAAGGCAAACATAATATTCATCTACGTTATGCAGACGAGTTCAATAAATTGGTAGCGCATTTCTTAACGCAAAAGCCCTAA
- the LOC126767902 gene encoding protein D3-like, translating to MESSGIIPEIIDHKPKGLLQVTYPSGVTVELGKELTPTQVKDQPTLNWEAEDDALYTLFMVDPDAPSRAEPTSREILHWLVINIPGNKVAEGQTVAEYIGSGPPEGTGLHRYVTFVFKQPGKIESEKFISKTSREGRVKVKAKDFIAKYNLGDPVAGNFYQAQYDDYVPVLRAQIVD from the exons ATGGAATCAAGTGGTATTATTCCGGAAATTATTGACCACAAGCCTAAAGGTTTACTGCAG GTTACTTATCCAAGTGGTGTTACAGTAGAACTTGGTAAAGAACTGACACCCACGCAGGTGAAGGATCAACCCACACTCAATTGGGAGGCGGAGGATGATGCTCTGTATACTTTGTTTATGGTAGACCCCGATGCACCCTCACGTGCTGAGCCAACTAGTCGGGAAATTTTACACTGGTTGGTTATTAATATTCCAGGCAATAAAGTAGCGGAAGGTCAAACTGTTGCCGAATATATTGGCTCTGGTCCACCAGAGGGTACTGGCTTACACCGTTATGTTACATTTGTCTTCAAACAGCCTGGAAAGATTGagagtgaaaaattcatatcaaaaac GTCTCGTGAAGGTCGTGTAAAGGTGAAGGCAAAAGATTTCattgcaaaatataatttggGTGACCCGGTCGCTGGAAACTTTTACCAAGCGCAATACGATGATTATGTGCCGGTATTAAGAGCACAAATTGTTGACTAA